The region CATCACCGGGGTTTTTTATTTTAAGCTTTAAACTTAATTACTTTTTCTTCTTAGAAGATTTTTTTGCCGGAGCCGTTGAAGTCGCTGGAGCGTTCAAATCAATGCCCTCTGTGCTAGCTCTGATTTTTGCCGCTTCCAACTGAGCCTCTGCAGCTTCAGATTGAGCTTTCGCAGTTTCAGCTCTTATTTTTGCGTCTTCTGCTTTGCTCTTGGCTTCCTCCATACGAGAAGTCACAGACTCAAGATCCGCTTTTGCTTTTTCAGCAGAAGCTTTGTATTTAGCCAATTCAGCTTCAGCTTGTTTTGCTGCTGCTTCGTTGTCTTCAATTGATTTTCTTGCGCGTGCCAACTCTTGAGAAGCTTTAGCTTCTTCTTCGCGGTACTTGATACGATTTTTTTCGAGCTCTTGCTTAGCTTTCGCTGCCGTTTGCTTGATTTTTTCTTCGTCTTTTTTCACAGACTCAAGCTTTTTACGCTCGTCTTCTGATTGAGAAACGATTTTTTTCGCTTCTTCGTTTGCTTGCTTCAGCTCAATTTCAGTTTTTTCAACCATGGCTTTAGCTTGCTCTTGTTGAGCTTTCAAACGAACGATTTCCGCTTCAGCTTTAGACTGTTCTGCTTGAGCACGAGCGATATCACCTTTAGATTTCGCATCGCGAGCTTTTGATTCTGCCACTGCTTTTTCCACCAACAACTTAGTTTTAGCCAAGTTTTGATTTGCTTTAGCCGATTCAAGTTTAGCAGCATCAGCTTCTTTCGTGGCTTTCATACCAGCTTCTGTTGCAGCTTCAGCTTGTTTCTCAAGTTCTTTAGCCTGAGAGTTCATTTCAGAAGCTTTTTTCTCTTCAGCTGCTTTGTGAGCTGCCGCTTCTTCGCGAACTTTCTTTTGTTTTTCAGTTTTTTCTAAAGCAGCTTTACTGCGAGCTGTAGCTTCCGCTTGCTCTTTTTCTGCTTTCTTTTGATCGCGATCAAGACCTGCAACTTCCGCTTTCAATTTAGCGATATCGCGCTCTGCATTTGCTTGATCTCTTTTAGCGTCAGCTTCAGCAGCACGTGCTTTGCTGATGGCTGTTTGTGCTTCTGAACGAGCCTTATCACGGGCTTTGCGTTCTTCTTCGGCACGACGTTTCGCTTCGGCAGCCTCTGCCTTAGCGCCTTCAGAATCCGCTATTGCCTCTTCGGCTTCAATTTGTTTACTGTCGGCTTGTGCCAGTGCTCTTGTCGCTGTTGACGTCATCAAAGCTGCAACAAGAAGAATACCCAGTGATTTAGAATGCATGTATGTCTCCTTAAGCTGTTTTACAACAGGCATTAGGATATATGCATTTTAGGAAAAAAAAAAGCGACCAGGATGGGGGGGGAGGGTCCTGGTCGCAAGGGGGGGTTGCTTTAGTACTAGAGCAATCGCAGTGCCAGCCGAATGTTATGTTCAGATCTAATTAAACAGCTCTTGATTCACTACCAGTGTCGAGGTTTTGGACGAAGAGCGCCCTTTGTCGGCCTATACTCCTAGGCCAAATGATGGATCAAAAAAATCTCATTCTGACTGGACTCGACAGAATCAGCGGCAGAATTTCTACTTAAAGCAATGGTCTTTCTCAGAATGAAACAAATATTATGTGCCCTAATCGCAGGGGTTTGGGTAACGCCTGCCTTGGCTTCGTTCCATATCGTACTTGATCCCGGTCACGGGGGTGTCGATAAAGGAGCGGTTTACAATTCTATTAGAGAGGCTGACCTTGTCCTTACCGTCGCGCAAAGACTGCAAACTCTTTTAAAAGAACATCCTGAATTTACGATCACCATGACTCGCGAAAAAGACCGCGCCATCACCCTCCCCGAGCGAGTCAAAATGGCTGAAGAAGCTAACGCCGATCTTTACGTAAGCCTTCACGCCAACGCAGCCCTTGATCAACGCGCAAAAGGTGTCGAATTTTTCTTTCAAAACAATATGCCTGTTGATGAAGACAGTTTGTATCTGGCGAATCAAGAAAACCAAGCCATCTTAAATGCCCGCGATATTCACACGATTTCTGGAGGCGACGAGCTTTCAAAAAAGGGAGACATCGCTGCGATTGTTGAAGATATGCGTCGCCAGAATCGCATGTTTTCCTCATTACGCTTAACAAAGGCGTTAACGACAATTTGGGAAAACGACGAAAACGCCATGCAGGCAACCATCAAACAAGCTCCGTTTTATGTTATTTCGAAGACGTCGATGCCGGCTGTATTAATTGAGATTGGCTTCATTTCCAATCCCCGCGAGGCCAAACGCCTGCAACAGAAGGATTATCAAAAAGATTTAGCTCAAAAAATCTATAACGCCCTCGTCTCATACAAAGAAAAGATGGACAATTCGTCAGCTAAGAACTTAAATTAGGGGCTCTTTTATCCCCTCAATTTAGGAGCTTTTCCATGCGCAGCGATGGCCGTCTGTTTGATCAATTAAGAAATATCAAAATTACTCCAAACGTGGCTGAGTACGCTGAAGGTTCTGCTTTGGTGGAATTCGGTAAAACGAAAGTTCTGTGCACAGCTTCCTACGAACCGAAAGCTCCCCAATGGTTGTCAGGCACCGGTGCGGGCTGGGTGACTGCAGAATACGGTATGCTTCCGCGTTCTACTCACACACGTATTAAACGCGACAAAGCAGCAAACAGCGGTCGGACCCAAGAAATCTCTCGCTTGATTGGTCGCTCTCTTCGTGCTGCTGTTGACTTGAAACTTTTGGGCGAAAAACAAATCACGATCGACTGCGATGTTTTAAATGCAGATGGTGGGACACGCACTGCTTCTGTAACAGGTGGTTACGTGGCATTGGCCCTTGCTCTTAAAAAGCTTGCTGCCGTTTCTGAAATCAAAGCTAATCCCTTGATCAATTACGTTTCTGCGATCAGCGTAGGACTTCACAATGACAATATCCTATTGGATTTGAACTATGACGAAGACAGCGCCATCGGAACTGACATGAACTTTGTTATGACTGACAAAGGCACGTTCATCGAAGTTCAAGGCACAGCAGAACACATGCCCTTCAACCGTCAGCAATTGAACAAGATGATGGATGTCGCTGAAAAAGGTTGCCGCGAGTTGTTCATTCACCAGGCTGCGATCATCGGCGAAACATACCGTTTGGCGGGCGTTTAATTTTAAGGAGCTTTAAAAATGGAACTTTGGATTGCAACTGGCAATAAAGGTAAATTGACTGAATTCCGTATTCTTTTAAATGAAGTGGTTGATTTGCAACTTCACCATCAAGGGGAAATCGCATCCTTCACTCCTCGCCCAGAAGATGGCAAAACATTTCTAGACAACGCCCGCATCAAATCTAAAACTTTGCGGGCCGTAAAAAACAATGTCTGGGTTTTGGGAGAGGACGCTGGTCTTGAAGTGGAAGGCCTCAACAATCTTCCCGGTATTCATTCTGCTCGTTATGCAGGCCCTAAAGCTTCTGACAGCGAAAATGTGGCAAAACTTCTGAAAATGATGACGCTAAAGCCGATGGCAAACAAGAACGCGAAGTTCGTTTGCACAACTGTAGTTTACACTCCAACTGGCGAAGAATGGGTTTTCACAGGTGAACTGAAAGGTACGATCGCTAGCAAACCCGCAGGTCTTCATGGTTTTGGTTATGACCCTGTGTTCATCCCAGAAGGACAAACGCAAACATTGGCAGAGCTTGGCAATGGTTTTAAAGCTCAGCACTCTCACCGCTCGCAAGCAGTGAAACAATTCCTAGAAAAATTAAAGCAAACGGGCAATATCTAATACTGTCTTTGAGAATGAAAAAAGCCGATCTGCTCGATCGGCTTAAATGAAACGTTGCGATATTTTTTTTCGATACGTCCAAGCTAAAACGTGCTTTCCAATACGCGCAAAATTTAAATCTAATATTGACCGGGCGTCGCTACACAGCGAAAGCCTACATTCATAATACTAATTCCCCACGATGCCGGAGACTGCAGTTCATTAGCTGTTATATCACCGATATTGGCCGTGAATATTCCGACTGTCCCTTTCGAGTTCACGCAGTTAGCGCCTCCACGAATAACCTTACCAGAGCTTCCGCCGAATAAGTTCCCCATGTAAACATCGCGCTTAGGGACGTCTGCCATGCCTGT is a window of Bdellovibrio sp. SKB1291214 DNA encoding:
- a CDS encoding N-acetylmuramoyl-L-alanine amidase family protein, whose protein sequence is MKQILCALIAGVWVTPALASFHIVLDPGHGGVDKGAVYNSIREADLVLTVAQRLQTLLKEHPEFTITMTREKDRAITLPERVKMAEEANADLYVSLHANAALDQRAKGVEFFFQNNMPVDEDSLYLANQENQAILNARDIHTISGGDELSKKGDIAAIVEDMRRQNRMFSSLRLTKALTTIWENDENAMQATIKQAPFYVISKTSMPAVLIEIGFISNPREAKRLQQKDYQKDLAQKIYNALVSYKEKMDNSSAKNLN
- the rph gene encoding ribonuclease PH, with protein sequence MRSDGRLFDQLRNIKITPNVAEYAEGSALVEFGKTKVLCTASYEPKAPQWLSGTGAGWVTAEYGMLPRSTHTRIKRDKAANSGRTQEISRLIGRSLRAAVDLKLLGEKQITIDCDVLNADGGTRTASVTGGYVALALALKKLAAVSEIKANPLINYVSAISVGLHNDNILLDLNYDEDSAIGTDMNFVMTDKGTFIEVQGTAEHMPFNRQQLNKMMDVAEKGCRELFIHQAAIIGETYRLAGV
- the rdgB gene encoding RdgB/HAM1 family non-canonical purine NTP pyrophosphatase — translated: MELWIATGNKGKLTEFRILLNEVVDLQLHHQGEIASFTPRPEDGKTFLDNARIKSKTLRAVKNNVWVLGEDAGLEVEGLNNLPGIHSARYAGPKASDSENVAKLLKMMTLKPMANKNAKFVCTTVVYTPTGEEWVFTGELKGTIASKPAGLHGFGYDPVFIPEGQTQTLAELGNGFKAQHSHRSQAVKQFLEKLKQTGNI